One region of Cloacibacillus sp. An23 genomic DNA includes:
- a CDS encoding SpoIIE family protein phosphatase, whose product METTTTESLCIDACYNSLIKKNEELCGDRVEVIDTPESTLLVLSDGLGSGVKANILSTLTSKIISTMISRGASIEDTVDTIAHTLPVCKVRGIAYSTFMILHISKDGKGYVVEYDNPPCMLIRGGRHIPFDYDEKTIEGKLVRESRFTAQPGDYFVIVSDGVTQAGMGETLAFGWGCDEVAEFLCGPCGEKLSAPRVIERVLDVAKDLYLGKPGDDTTVSVAHIMVPQTVSLFSGPPKNPEDDSRLVREYIETPGLHVVSGGTSSEILSRELKRPLRVNIDYTDMDIPPTATIEGIDLVTEGVMTLKRVIELVEEYRMRPAAPEFTAELDNEHGAAKLAKILIERCTHLKLFIGKAVNPAHQNADFPTELRVKFRLLDDLAESMTKLGRHVEKRYY is encoded by the coding sequence ATGGAAACGACAACGACTGAAAGCCTCTGCATAGACGCATGCTATAACAGCCTGATAAAGAAGAACGAAGAGCTCTGCGGCGACCGCGTGGAAGTCATAGACACGCCGGAAAGCACGCTGCTCGTGCTCTCCGACGGCCTCGGCAGCGGCGTCAAGGCCAACATCCTTTCGACGCTCACGTCGAAGATAATCTCGACGATGATAAGCCGCGGCGCGTCCATCGAAGACACCGTGGACACGATAGCCCACACCCTTCCGGTCTGCAAGGTGCGCGGCATCGCCTACTCCACCTTCATGATACTGCACATCAGCAAAGACGGCAAAGGCTACGTGGTCGAGTACGACAACCCGCCGTGTATGCTGATACGCGGCGGGCGGCACATACCGTTCGACTACGACGAAAAAACAATAGAAGGCAAACTCGTGCGCGAAAGCCGCTTCACGGCGCAGCCCGGCGACTACTTCGTGATAGTCAGCGACGGAGTGACGCAGGCCGGCATGGGCGAAACGCTCGCCTTCGGCTGGGGCTGCGACGAGGTCGCGGAATTCCTCTGCGGCCCGTGCGGCGAAAAGCTCTCCGCGCCGCGCGTCATAGAGCGCGTGCTCGACGTGGCGAAGGACCTCTACCTCGGCAAACCCGGCGACGACACCACAGTCTCCGTCGCGCACATAATGGTGCCTCAGACAGTCAGCCTCTTCTCAGGCCCGCCCAAAAACCCGGAAGACGACTCGCGTCTCGTGCGCGAATACATCGAGACGCCGGGCCTCCACGTCGTAAGCGGCGGCACAAGCTCCGAAATACTCTCGCGCGAACTCAAGCGCCCGCTGCGCGTCAACATCGACTACACGGACATGGACATACCGCCGACCGCGACGATAGAGGGGATAGACCTCGTCACCGAAGGAGTAATGACGTTAAAGCGCGTCATAGAACTAGTGGAGGAATACCGCATGCGCCCGGCCGCGCCGGAATTCACGGCGGAGCTCGACAATGAACACGGAGCCGCGAAACTGGCGAAAATACTGATAGAGCGGTGCACGCACCTCAAGCTCTTCATCGGCAAGGCGGTCAACCCGGCGCACCAGAACGCCGACTTTCCAACCGAGCTGCGCGTAAAATTCCGCCTCCTCGACGACCTGGCTGAATCGATGACGAAACTGGGCCGCCACGTCGAAAAGAGATACTATTAG
- the yqeC gene encoding selenium cofactor biosynthesis protein YqeC, giving the protein MINLSELFRFLAKYAARGAPSAITGGGGKTSLLYGLGAELEKHGRVLLTTTTKIFRPKPEECRGVFIGPARLCAEFLRAAPERSKLTAASGEKDGKLIGYAPEEIDALARCGAADFAVAECDGSRGRPLKFYEEWEPPVPETSAAVFAVMGAYAAGAAINDENIFRADKFRELHGAHEKAASLKTLLSYLLHAEGPLKNAPRAAKKILIINKWETLDEKRAAETEAIFPALLEKYDAVCAASARRGELYAVKEK; this is encoded by the coding sequence GTGATAAATTTGTCCGAGCTCTTCCGATTTCTGGCGAAATACGCCGCGCGCGGCGCGCCGTCCGCGATAACCGGCGGCGGAGGAAAAACGTCGCTGCTCTACGGCCTCGGCGCGGAGCTTGAAAAACACGGGCGCGTACTGCTCACGACCACGACCAAAATTTTCCGTCCGAAGCCCGAAGAATGCCGCGGCGTCTTCATCGGCCCCGCGCGGCTCTGCGCGGAATTCCTGCGGGCCGCGCCGGAACGCTCCAAACTCACCGCCGCATCCGGAGAAAAAGACGGCAAGCTCATAGGCTACGCGCCGGAAGAAATAGACGCGCTCGCACGATGCGGCGCGGCGGACTTCGCTGTAGCCGAATGCGACGGCTCGCGCGGACGGCCGCTCAAATTTTACGAAGAATGGGAGCCTCCCGTGCCGGAGACCAGCGCCGCCGTATTCGCCGTAATGGGAGCGTACGCCGCCGGCGCCGCGATAAACGACGAAAACATCTTCCGCGCGGACAAATTCCGCGAACTGCACGGCGCGCATGAAAAAGCCGCCTCGTTAAAGACGCTGCTGTCATACCTGCTCCACGCCGAAGGGCCGCTGAAAAACGCGCCGCGCGCGGCGAAAAAAATACTAATCATAAACAAATGGGAAACGCTGGACGAAAAGCGCGCCGCTGAGACAGAGGCCATATTCCCGGCTCTGCTTGAAAAATACGACGCCGTCTGCGCAGCGTCGGCGCGGCGCGGCGAACTCTACGCCGTAAAGGAGAAATAA
- a CDS encoding (2Fe-2S) ferredoxin domain-containing protein: MHTGYILFKAEGNGLTEVVICVGSSCHIKGARRVVEGLTKLVKESGMSDLIKLSGSFCMGRCEEPGVSVKVNGEIHFVDPDRVEEFFRDVIVGSL; the protein is encoded by the coding sequence ATACATACGGGGTACATTCTTTTCAAAGCGGAGGGAAACGGTTTGACAGAAGTAGTAATCTGCGTCGGAAGTTCCTGCCATATAAAGGGCGCGCGCCGCGTCGTCGAAGGGCTGACCAAGCTCGTCAAAGAGAGCGGAATGTCCGACCTCATAAAGCTCTCCGGCTCGTTCTGCATGGGAAGGTGCGAGGAGCCCGGCGTTTCGGTCAAGGTGAACGGCGAGATACACTTCGTCGATCCCGACCGTGTGGAGGAATTTTTCAGAGACGTTATCGTGGGGAGTCTGTGA
- the cas7c gene encoding type I-C CRISPR-associated protein Cas7/Csd2, producing the protein MTELKNKYDFLFFFDVKDGNPNGDPDAGNLPRIDAETGDGLVTDVCIKRKIRNYFQITAQDKPGFDIFVKEKAVLNNMIAAMYDEQNGGKTPDTPAETQEFEDKTQAGMCRKYFDIRAFGAVMSTGNKEEADTGEAEQAEESGKKKKAKTKIVKKAGQVRGPVQLTFSRSVEPIIAQEHAITRMAVTNEKDAEKERTIGRKYTVPYGLYRGCGFVSPYFAKKTGFSEEDLKELWKAMENMFEFDHSAARGMMSLRKLIVFRHDSALGDRPAYELFDRVQCRRVTEGPARGYEDYSITIDGKEAEGIFVELPAK; encoded by the coding sequence ATGACCGAGCTTAAGAACAAATACGACTTTTTATTCTTCTTCGACGTCAAAGACGGAAACCCGAACGGCGACCCCGACGCAGGAAATCTGCCGCGCATCGACGCTGAGACCGGCGACGGACTTGTCACCGACGTCTGCATAAAACGCAAGATACGCAACTACTTCCAGATAACGGCGCAGGACAAGCCGGGGTTCGACATTTTCGTGAAAGAAAAGGCCGTCCTCAATAACATGATAGCGGCGATGTACGACGAGCAGAACGGCGGAAAGACGCCCGATACCCCCGCGGAGACACAGGAGTTCGAGGACAAGACGCAGGCCGGAATGTGCCGCAAGTACTTCGACATAAGAGCCTTCGGAGCCGTCATGAGCACCGGCAATAAAGAGGAAGCTGACACAGGCGAAGCGGAACAGGCAGAAGAAAGCGGCAAAAAGAAAAAGGCCAAGACTAAAATCGTCAAAAAAGCAGGACAGGTGCGCGGCCCTGTGCAGCTCACCTTCTCCCGCTCCGTTGAACCGATCATCGCGCAGGAACATGCGATAACGCGAATGGCTGTCACAAATGAAAAAGACGCGGAGAAAGAACGCACTATCGGACGCAAGTACACTGTGCCGTACGGTCTCTACCGCGGCTGCGGATTCGTTTCGCCATACTTTGCGAAGAAAACAGGCTTCTCCGAGGAGGACTTGAAAGAACTCTGGAAAGCGATGGAAAATATGTTCGAGTTCGACCATTCTGCGGCACGCGGCATGATGAGCCTGCGCAAGCTCATTGTATTCAGGCACGATTCGGCGCTCGGCGACCGCCCTGCCTATGAACTTTTCGACAGGGTACAGTGCCGCCGCGTCACGGAAGGGCCTGCGCGCGGATATGAAGACTATTCCATCACGATAGACGGCAAGGAAGCCGAAGGAATTTTCGTCGAGCTTCCGGCAAAATAG
- a CDS encoding nucleotidyltransferase family protein — protein MDAILLAAGLSKRMGRQKLLLPFGNKTVLETVIDNLRGAGIEKIHAVISREVAAALSNLPPCVETRVNEAPERGQSSSLAIGLEMLGESGDFLIMLGDLPLAASEAIAALARRFDALPPEKTLLAPCRAGIFGHPMFYRAVWRERFRGAQGDAGGRKIVTQYEHEIERIEAPDCHFKDMDTPEEYEERVRQAISGANVRGESII, from the coding sequence ATGGACGCGATACTGCTCGCAGCCGGCCTGTCCAAACGCATGGGCCGCCAAAAGCTGCTGCTCCCCTTCGGAAACAAAACAGTGCTCGAAACAGTGATAGACAACCTGCGCGGCGCGGGAATAGAAAAAATACACGCCGTCATCTCGCGCGAAGTCGCAGCCGCGCTGTCCAACCTTCCGCCGTGCGTCGAGACGCGCGTCAACGAAGCGCCCGAACGCGGACAATCGAGCTCGCTCGCCATAGGTTTGGAAATGCTCGGCGAAAGCGGCGACTTCCTCATAATGCTCGGGGATCTCCCACTCGCCGCGTCCGAAGCGATAGCCGCGCTAGCGCGCCGCTTCGACGCGCTTCCGCCCGAAAAAACGCTGCTCGCCCCCTGCCGCGCGGGAATCTTCGGCCACCCGATGTTCTACCGCGCCGTCTGGCGCGAACGCTTCCGCGGCGCGCAGGGCGACGCAGGCGGCAGAAAAATCGTAACGCAATACGAACATGAAATAGAACGCATCGAAGCCCCCGACTGCCACTTCAAAGACATGGACACGCCGGAAGAATACGAGGAAAGAGTGCGCCAGGCGATAAGTGGCGCGAACGTGCGGGGAGAGAGTATAATATAG
- the cas5c gene encoding type I-C CRISPR-associated protein Cas5c: protein MEYHDPLYCLEVWGDYACFTRPELKVERVSYDVITPSAARMIFQAVFWKPAIRWQVERIDVLSPIRWVSVRRNETAKLCSPSGKSFFIEDTRQQKAGLFLRDVKYRLFARQIYLPPDKRPKLSRAAYEDYADAEEKTERGKDENPGKYHAMFERRAKKGQCLFQPYLGCREFSCHCKFVTEPYGAHSGETRELGLMLYDMDYSDEADIKPMFFRARLENGTINVPAPESGEIFR from the coding sequence ATGGAGTATCACGACCCGTTGTACTGCCTCGAAGTGTGGGGGGATTACGCATGTTTTACGCGGCCGGAGCTCAAGGTCGAGCGCGTGAGCTATGACGTGATTACGCCGTCCGCCGCGAGGATGATCTTCCAGGCCGTCTTCTGGAAGCCCGCGATACGCTGGCAGGTCGAGCGCATCGACGTGCTGAGTCCGATACGCTGGGTCTCTGTGCGCCGCAACGAAACGGCTAAGCTCTGTTCGCCTAGCGGCAAGAGCTTCTTCATAGAGGATACGCGCCAGCAGAAGGCGGGGCTTTTCCTGCGCGACGTCAAATACAGGCTTTTCGCGCGGCAGATTTATCTGCCGCCTGACAAAAGGCCGAAGCTTTCGCGCGCCGCTTACGAGGATTACGCCGACGCGGAAGAGAAGACGGAGCGCGGAAAGGACGAGAATCCAGGCAAATATCACGCGATGTTCGAGCGCCGCGCAAAAAAGGGGCAATGCCTTTTCCAGCCTTATCTCGGCTGCCGCGAGTTCAGCTGCCACTGCAAGTTCGTCACTGAGCCGTACGGCGCGCATAGCGGCGAAACACGCGAACTCGGCCTCATGCTCTACGATATGGACTACAGCGACGAGGCTGACATCAAACCGATGTTCTTCCGTGCAAGGCTGGAGAACGGCACGATAAACGTGCCCGCGCCGGAAAGCGGGGAGATTTTCAGATGA
- the cas8c gene encoding type I-C CRISPR-associated protein Cas8c/Csd1 translates to MILQSLANYYIRKSRNPSPESRVAPYGMEYKEIKFIIEIDDDGSFVNLADLRDDKKRGKTLLVPKSVGRSGSASWQTANLLWDHYGYVLGQSKAGTENQNAEGQLRSFIAKIESLPEELKSEEDIAAVIKCYQRGEYKKVLESPNWPECNKIPGCNMTFRLFYESRAVTENRKLIDWAASAVNDAPEKGGVVGRCLVTGEIGEIARTHAKVGVGGSQANLVGFQKNSGYDSYGKEQGYNAPVSKKAEFFYTTALNILLKSPSNRALFLDSKKNIRVALLFWAEPHSISEDDAADAELAVRALIYGSSGESGDDADTGIKNAKNIFKSIFNGSVPTTTKDRFCVLGIAPNKARISVVFWTRGTLKEIAQNIYEYVKDVNLENRVNTITPSVYDILRSSEYQGKMENVPSNMIPAMVYSIFNGTPFPSSVFGHVMARIRAEHNPSSVRVAFLKAYLNRKYRNTKGAELQVALDKNNANTAYRLGRLLAVLQKLQEEANPGINATLMDRFYSSMSSTPAAVIPTLLRLKTHHLAKLPVGRKIFFEKVFTEIFSNLKQGGIPKHMSLEQQADFAVGYYHQREDLFKEKDKDASNGNNESANGTKSEDQN, encoded by the coding sequence ATGATTTTGCAGTCGCTCGCGAACTACTATATCCGAAAGTCACGAAATCCAAGCCCGGAAAGCCGCGTAGCCCCGTACGGCATGGAATACAAGGAGATAAAATTCATCATCGAGATAGACGACGACGGGAGCTTCGTCAACCTCGCCGATTTACGCGACGATAAAAAACGTGGTAAAACTCTGCTAGTACCGAAATCCGTCGGTCGCTCCGGCTCGGCAAGCTGGCAGACGGCGAATCTGCTCTGGGACCATTACGGCTACGTTCTCGGCCAATCGAAGGCCGGGACGGAAAATCAGAACGCGGAAGGACAGCTTCGATCTTTCATCGCAAAAATAGAAAGCCTGCCCGAAGAGCTGAAAAGCGAGGAAGATATAGCCGCCGTCATTAAATGCTATCAAAGAGGCGAATATAAGAAAGTCCTGGAAAGCCCCAACTGGCCCGAATGCAATAAAATACCGGGCTGCAACATGACGTTCCGGCTTTTTTACGAAAGCCGCGCGGTTACGGAGAACAGGAAACTCATAGACTGGGCCGCGTCGGCGGTGAACGATGCGCCTGAAAAGGGCGGAGTCGTCGGGCGCTGCCTCGTGACCGGCGAAATAGGCGAGATAGCGCGCACGCACGCCAAGGTAGGCGTCGGAGGCAGCCAGGCTAACCTTGTCGGTTTTCAGAAAAACAGCGGATACGACTCGTACGGCAAGGAGCAGGGATACAACGCTCCGGTGTCTAAAAAAGCCGAGTTCTTCTACACGACGGCGCTGAATATACTGCTGAAGTCCCCAAGCAACAGGGCTCTCTTTCTAGACTCGAAGAAAAATATCCGCGTGGCGCTTCTCTTCTGGGCCGAGCCGCATTCCATTTCTGAAGACGACGCGGCGGACGCCGAACTGGCAGTACGCGCGCTGATATACGGTTCGAGCGGCGAGAGCGGCGATGATGCCGACACAGGGATTAAAAACGCTAAAAATATTTTCAAATCTATCTTCAACGGCAGCGTGCCGACTACGACAAAGGACAGATTCTGTGTGCTCGGCATCGCTCCGAATAAGGCACGCATCAGCGTCGTATTCTGGACACGCGGAACGCTGAAAGAAATCGCCCAAAATATCTATGAGTATGTGAAAGATGTAAATCTTGAAAACCGCGTAAATACAATAACTCCCTCCGTCTATGACATCCTGCGCTCCTCCGAATACCAGGGAAAGATGGAAAACGTCCCGTCGAACATGATCCCCGCGATGGTCTATTCGATTTTCAACGGAACGCCGTTTCCGTCCTCCGTATTCGGTCACGTCATGGCGAGAATACGCGCGGAACACAATCCGAGCAGCGTGCGCGTCGCGTTTCTCAAAGCATATTTGAACAGAAAATACCGGAACACAAAAGGAGCTGAGCTACAAGTGGCGCTTGATAAGAATAACGCAAACACGGCATACAGGCTCGGAAGACTTCTCGCCGTACTACAGAAATTACAGGAAGAGGCGAATCCGGGCATCAACGCGACGTTGATGGACAGGTTTTACAGTTCCATGTCGTCGACGCCCGCGGCGGTGATTCCGACGCTGCTCCGCCTAAAAACGCACCATCTTGCAAAACTGCCGGTAGGCAGAAAAATCTTTTTCGAAAAAGTATTCACGGAGATATTCTCCAATCTCAAACAGGGCGGCATTCCAAAACACATGTCGCTTGAACAGCAGGCCGATTTCGCCGTCGGGTACTATCACCAGCGCGAGGACTTGTTCAAGGAAAAAGATAAGGATGCGTCAAACGGCAATAACGAGAGCGCGAACGGTACGAAAAGCGAAGACCAAAACTAA
- a CDS encoding CRISPR-associated endonuclease Cas3'', with product MERYAHISKDFRTQTLDEHLRGTAELSAKFAAVAGMERLAKILSKQHDAGKNSHGWQCYLKKSSGFDTSIPDAECDKGSHSDAGAVYMLKNFPKPLNLLLAYVIAGHHAGLPDFYGSGHGKGLLERFFDDGERLKTELLDAAGEYANMPLPEWCTPYELTRFYKEYTKEYIHMWGRFLFSCLVDADWLDTERFMKPEDFAARREPMGLDELKRRFDVYIESKRRSAPDSRVNRIRNKILERCIEAGGIAPGFFSLTVPTGGGKTLSSLAFALVHALAHGKRRIIIAEPYTSIIEQIAKVLKYGTDDEEEIKQMKERGECLFGEENVLEHHSSVDPDKELYTNRLAAQNWDAPIVVTTNVQLFESLLAASPARCRKLHNIADSIIILDEAQKIPAEHLSAVLSSLKALVKHFGVTVLLCTATQPALNGEIGGGSAIVEGIEECTEIIPDTAGLYDSLKRVEYRVYKDDITKKASWEEIAGELSKKSQVLCIVNKRKDCRELAKLMPKGTIQLSGFMCGEEISELISEIKRRLKLGDDVRVISTQLIEAGVDVDFPSVWRALAQLDSIAQAAGRSNREGRLEKGEIVIFNPESEPFGEIKIGAQVTTTFVSRPGFFAELSPKSFYRYFRKFYGDMHSLDKSRYTELLVKEAAEGRIQFREFAEGFKLVDTSGQKTVFVPYGENGKLGPELIERLRAEGPSRELMASLQRFTVNIPERLLNEIYAKGGIEDVHGYYVLNKIFYKPGEGIITDSLYNYDKDNFIY from the coding sequence ATGGAACGTTACGCCCACATCAGTAAAGACTTCAGAACGCAGACGCTTGACGAACATCTGAGAGGAACCGCGGAACTCTCGGCAAAATTTGCAGCCGTTGCAGGCATGGAGCGACTCGCAAAAATATTAAGCAAACAACATGACGCAGGGAAAAACTCGCATGGCTGGCAATGCTATCTCAAGAAGAGCTCCGGCTTCGATACAAGCATACCTGATGCCGAATGCGACAAAGGCTCCCATTCTGACGCAGGGGCCGTTTATATGCTGAAAAATTTCCCGAAGCCTCTGAACCTTCTGCTTGCGTACGTCATAGCCGGACATCATGCCGGTCTTCCGGATTTTTACGGCAGCGGACACGGCAAGGGACTTCTTGAACGATTTTTCGACGACGGCGAACGACTCAAAACAGAGCTGCTCGACGCGGCGGGAGAATACGCGAACATGCCTCTGCCTGAATGGTGTACGCCGTACGAACTAACCAGATTTTATAAAGAATATACGAAAGAATATATTCACATGTGGGGGCGATTCCTTTTCTCGTGTCTCGTCGATGCAGACTGGCTCGACACGGAACGTTTTATGAAGCCGGAGGATTTCGCCGCCCGCCGCGAACCGATGGGGCTCGACGAACTGAAGCGGCGATTCGACGTTTACATTGAATCAAAGCGCCGCTCAGCGCCCGACAGCCGCGTGAACCGGATAAGAAATAAGATTCTTGAGCGCTGTATCGAAGCCGGCGGCATCGCGCCCGGCTTCTTCTCGCTTACAGTGCCTACAGGCGGAGGAAAGACGCTCTCGTCGCTCGCGTTCGCGCTCGTACACGCTCTGGCACACGGCAAGAGGCGCATAATCATAGCGGAACCCTACACGAGCATCATCGAACAGATCGCCAAGGTCTTAAAATACGGCACGGACGACGAAGAAGAGATAAAGCAGATGAAGGAGCGCGGAGAATGTCTGTTCGGGGAAGAGAACGTGCTCGAACACCACAGCAGCGTAGACCCCGACAAAGAGCTTTATACTAACCGTCTCGCAGCGCAGAACTGGGACGCTCCGATAGTAGTCACGACGAACGTGCAGCTGTTCGAGTCTCTTCTAGCGGCGTCGCCAGCGCGCTGCCGCAAGCTGCACAACATCGCGGACAGCATAATAATCCTCGACGAAGCGCAAAAGATCCCGGCTGAACACCTGAGCGCCGTCCTGTCGTCGCTGAAGGCGCTCGTCAAACATTTCGGCGTAACCGTGCTTCTATGTACAGCTACGCAGCCGGCGCTCAACGGCGAAATAGGCGGCGGTTCCGCCATCGTCGAAGGCATAGAAGAATGTACCGAAATAATTCCGGATACCGCTGGATTGTACGATTCGCTGAAGCGCGTAGAATACCGCGTTTATAAAGACGACATAACCAAAAAGGCGTCATGGGAAGAGATAGCCGGAGAACTTTCAAAAAAGTCTCAGGTTCTGTGCATCGTCAACAAACGCAAAGACTGCCGCGAGCTGGCGAAGCTGATGCCCAAAGGCACAATCCAGTTGTCCGGCTTTATGTGCGGCGAGGAGATAAGCGAACTTATCTCCGAAATAAAGCGGCGTCTGAAACTCGGCGACGACGTCCGGGTCATATCGACGCAGCTTATAGAGGCGGGCGTCGACGTGGATTTTCCCAGCGTATGGCGCGCGCTCGCACAGCTCGACTCTATAGCGCAGGCGGCCGGACGCAGCAACCGCGAAGGCAGACTGGAAAAAGGAGAAATCGTCATATTCAATCCCGAATCCGAGCCTTTCGGCGAAATAAAAATCGGAGCACAGGTCACGACGACTTTCGTGTCGAGGCCGGGATTCTTCGCAGAACTTTCGCCCAAGTCGTTCTACAGGTACTTCAGGAAGTTTTACGGTGATATGCACAGCCTAGACAAAAGCAGGTACACAGAACTTCTCGTAAAAGAAGCCGCAGAGGGACGCATACAGTTCCGCGAATTTGCCGAAGGATTCAAGCTGGTGGACACTTCGGGACAAAAGACTGTATTCGTACCGTACGGAGAAAACGGCAAACTGGGGCCGGAACTTATCGAAAGGCTCCGAGCCGAAGGCCCGAGCCGCGAACTGATGGCGTCTCTTCAGCGTTTTACGGTCAATATACCGGAGAGGCTGCTGAATGAGATCTACGCCAAAGGCGGTATAGAAGACGTGCACGGCTACTATGTGCTGAATAAAATCTTTTACAAACCCGGAGAAGGCATTATTACAGATTCATTGTATAATTATGATAAGGATAATTTCATTTACTAA
- a CDS encoding [Fe-Fe] hydrogenase large subunit C-terminal domain-containing protein encodes MKYINVAEANCKNCYRCLKVCPVKSIKFMNNKVEVIQNECILCGRCIRNCPQHAKSLVHDISGIKQIVKNSARKKIAALAPSYITSFGAENRHKLAGALQRLGFYAVEETSVGAHAVTKEYARILASDTMDNMITTCCPSIVFLVQKHFPTLTQYLAPVLSPMEAHGAFLRKKYGGDAFIVFFAPCISKIEEARLSEKRYIDAVVTFKQLAAWFGEEGVNLAETQEGYFGNDPSSSAIYPIFEGIVKDVKANLPEDSDVFRQYTFLSKQGAKDVFELFTEMSEGRLHHCFIETSACYGSCINGPEKLDDGYYPVSNGMNMMRYLRAEKNIRETDLSGIDLRRDIRPAPPKRDIPDEETIRAILAQIGKTKPEHEINCGSCGYRTCRDKAIAVYQGKAELHMCLPYMSQISETLANVTLSVSPDYIIAVDRDLRVKECNLAAQHLLKVTRSEITGRRIEDFLDPVDFAVAVGEERSIPLHKVCYDDRGIIVNQTVIFIPEQGLAIAFLHDITEQEQKADALNKLKMETMEMAQNVIDKQMTVAQEIASLLGETTAETKVTLTKLKDLIVYDGNDND; translated from the coding sequence ATGAAATATATCAACGTGGCGGAAGCCAACTGCAAGAACTGCTACAGATGCCTGAAGGTCTGCCCGGTCAAGTCTATCAAGTTTATGAACAACAAGGTCGAGGTGATCCAGAACGAGTGCATACTCTGCGGCCGCTGCATCCGCAACTGTCCGCAGCACGCTAAATCCCTCGTCCACGACATAAGCGGCATAAAGCAGATAGTCAAGAACAGCGCGCGCAAGAAGATAGCCGCGCTGGCCCCGTCGTACATAACCTCGTTCGGCGCTGAGAACCGCCATAAGCTCGCCGGAGCGCTCCAGCGGCTCGGCTTTTACGCAGTCGAGGAGACGTCCGTCGGCGCGCACGCGGTGACGAAGGAATATGCGAGGATCTTGGCGAGCGACACGATGGACAACATGATTACGACATGCTGCCCGTCTATAGTATTCCTCGTGCAGAAGCATTTTCCGACGCTGACGCAGTATCTCGCGCCGGTGCTTTCGCCGATGGAGGCCCACGGCGCGTTTCTGCGCAAAAAGTACGGCGGCGACGCTTTCATAGTGTTCTTCGCGCCCTGCATCTCTAAGATAGAGGAGGCGCGCCTTTCCGAGAAGCGCTATATAGACGCCGTCGTCACCTTCAAACAGCTCGCCGCGTGGTTCGGCGAGGAGGGCGTGAACCTCGCGGAGACGCAGGAGGGCTATTTCGGCAACGACCCGAGCTCGTCGGCGATCTATCCGATATTCGAGGGCATCGTGAAGGACGTGAAGGCGAATCTGCCGGAGGACTCGGACGTCTTCAGGCAGTACACCTTCCTCAGCAAACAGGGGGCGAAGGACGTTTTCGAGCTCTTCACCGAGATGAGCGAGGGGCGGCTGCACCACTGCTTCATCGAGACGAGCGCATGTTACGGGAGCTGCATCAACGGCCCGGAGAAGCTCGACGACGGCTATTACCCCGTCAGCAACGGCATGAACATGATGCGCTACCTGCGCGCCGAAAAAAACATACGCGAGACGGACCTGTCCGGCATCGACCTGCGCCGCGATATACGCCCCGCGCCTCCTAAGCGCGACATCCCGGACGAGGAGACGATACGAGCGATACTGGCGCAGATAGGCAAGACGAAGCCTGAACACGAAATAAACTGCGGGAGCTGCGGCTACCGCACATGCCGCGACAAGGCCATCGCCGTTTATCAGGGCAAGGCCGAGCTGCACATGTGCCTGCCCTACATGAGCCAGATATCTGAAACGCTCGCGAACGTCACGCTCTCCGTCAGTCCCGACTACATCATCGCCGTAGACCGCGACCTCCGCGTCAAGGAGTGCAATCTGGCGGCACAGCATCTGCTCAAGGTGACGCGCAGCGAGATAACGGGGCGGCGTATCGAAGATTTCCTCGACCCGGTCGACTTCGCCGTCGCGGTCGGCGAAGAACGCAGCATCCCGCTGCACAAGGTATGCTACGACGACCGCGGAATAATAGTAAACCAGACGGTCATATTCATACCGGAACAGGGACTCGCGATAGCCTTCCTCCACGACATAACGGAACAGGAACAGAAAGCGGACGCTCTGAACAAACTCAAGATGGAAACGATGGAAATGGCGCAGAACGTCATCGACAAGCAGATGACGGTCGCGCAGGAGATAGCGAGCCTGCTCGGCGAAACGACCGCCGAGACCAAAGTGACTCTTACCAAGCTCAAGGATCTGATAGTGTACGATGGAAACGACAACGACTGA